The following is a genomic window from Neodiprion lecontei isolate iyNeoLeco1 chromosome 4, iyNeoLeco1.1, whole genome shotgun sequence.
TTATCCCACATATGGACGTATTCACTGACATACTATACGCACACCATTTATATACGCAGTCACTCGGCTACATGCTTTCGTGACACAGATCGATAGTAACTCTCTGTGGTCTGAGCTGTGGTCGACGGCTGTCGAGACGCATTCACGGGTTTCAAGTTTCACCCTGCTCGGTAAGGGTGACAGACTTCCCTACTATCGTTCACACACTCGCTCCCTCGTTCGCTCGTTATGCGTCCATGGAGTGAAGCgactgaaaaatatacctTGTCCGATACGATTGCCTGAAATATAGAAGGTGCAGGACGTGAAATCCTTACGACAATTGCGCCATCAGGTGTTAAACCGACGTTCACGCTTCGCGAGATATTTTGCTTCGGTCAAATCGATTGTTAATCGAAGGAAACTGACAATTTCTCACATTCGTTTAAACTGAACTGGAATCGACGTATCTTCAGCGATACCTGCACTCCTTTGCAATATTTTACCAACGGTTATGAAAAGTACCATATACActgtgtttttgttttttcaataaattaaattaacgtATTTAATGGAATACAGATGATtacaattaaaacaaaaagtagTGAAACGAAGGTTTATAAATTGCAACTAAAGTCAATCAAGCTGAATTGAAAACGACGACTCTCCCGAATGAAAGATTTATCAAATACACGAATTTCAAACTTCGGACCAATTACATTATTGTATCGTTTTACCAAAAACGTATCCGTTCGTCCAGTTTCAATGAATTCCGGGTAATTGTGCTCGTTATAAATTAATTCTCTATAAATCACgtgtaatgattttttttctgagacGCTTCGAAAAAACATCGTACAAAAAtcattcacacacacacacatctCTTCTATAGATGAGttttaatattacaaaataGAGCAATAATACAAAGCTTTTGAACTCGCAAATAACTAAACTTCTTTCTGGGCACTTGTGCcgcattgaattttttttttctcgtcaaaaAGAGATTATTAATCGACTTCGGTTCAATTTTCCTGATCCCgatttcaatactttttcgTTACATCGATTCTTTTACTTCAATTTACGCTCGATACTtactttttttaatcttcACGTTGAACCGCATATCCTGAAGATTATACGTAGACGGGGGATTTTAATCTTATCGGACGCACGAACCCTCAATGGTCGTGATGTTTACACATCAGACCAGGGTGAACGACCATCGGTTGACCCATCAgcagaaattatttcattcgacACAATACTCGTCCTCATTCTGTACCAATCTACACCTACCCTCGATTCGTTAACACGTCAAACAATGGTCATAACAATTATTCTAGAGCTTTCAGCAAACGGCAGCAATACTaatcttgtaatttttaatatttcatgtTATGATCTTTTAAGATTGTTGAAATATTCCTGTGAATCTTGAACGATTTCTCATAACTACCAACGATTACTCTGATGATTACCAATGCTGAactttatttgaatatttcgaaaattacgaaatgatttcaaatgatattgatcaaaaaaattaaatagatATCTAAAAGGAAAACGAGCTGTAGACAAACGGATCGTAcgttcgtgattttttttatgtccaTAAGGTTTTCACTATCGCAAACTTGAACAAAATTctattgaaattcaaacaCGTCTTAGAGAGATTCGAGACCTTTTCATATTGAAATCCGCATACTTTCGAGTAAATAGAAATAACCATCTGACATTGAAgtgttattgaaaaaaaccgCAATCTAAAACCTTTAAATACTTGTAAAGACAAATgagatgcaaaaaaaaaaaaaaaacaaatttggaAATTGTTAGATATGCTcttcataatatttattaactcGCTTTTGATTACGTTTGTTGTGACAGAACCCGTCAACATTCATCGAACAGTGTTTCAGATGATATGCACTAGTATCTgacttataaaatatacagtcgtacttgaaactttgaacaacGACGTTAAATCATTACAGACGTAGTATTTCACactaatattattttaatctATCTACGCGTTGACTCAACCAGTTGCTGACAGGTAATTACCGATCTCAAGGTCAACACGGCACATACAGCATTATGGATGATCGAATAACACGATGAACGACAATTCTCGGATAACACGATAAGACTTATCCATTCCATGAAATTTAATCCTTCAAGTGTTCCGATGTGGTTCTGCAATAATCGATACAAATTTCATTACAGCATCACAAGTTGCTTAGATACCTACTTCGTTCAGCGAATATAAGACTATAAGACACGGATGAGTGTCACGGCACAAATTCGTTCTGACGGCGTATCCAAACGCTGAAAGATAAGACGTACCTGTACTCGTACACTCCGTGACACTTTTTCAAGGTGTTTCATTCCGCCGTTCCCCTACCGCTTCGTTATACCCGACTGTACAAAATCGTGTCTACCCTTCGCACTAGAAATTAATACCGTTCGTTGTCACTTGAcaaaaagtaacgattttGCAAATGGCAACCACAGGTAGTTGTGACAGGATAATCAACTTTCTTTAACAATTAACAGTCTCCTCAAAGCTAAACCCCAAGGGGTCTAAGCCTCATAAATTTAAGGCAGTATAGAATAAAAGACCGAATTATCGGCAGTGCATACCCGGTATACCTGACTCTGATTTGATTTACCTCTTTGCAATGTACTCACCGTCGGCTATTGCGGGGCAAAAATGTGTTCGCCAGTTGCGTGGCTGCCGGCGACTACCGATTTTCGCAGAGAACGCACGGTATTTTGGGATGATTGCTTGAAAGGTGGATTAGTCCGACAATTGGTGTTAATTGTCTTCATTTGAACTTGTCATTGAGAATTAGTCGTTCTCACGGTTAAAGTTTATCCTGCAGATTTTTATGTAAAAGGGTAGGTAAAAACATTTGAACAAGCGGTGAAACAATTTCTGTAAGTACCGAATCAGGACGGGTAAGTCCGGATGcaaattttccgaaattctGTTTCAAGCAAACACCAGTAATTCCGTCGGCTTCGTTGTATCGCTCGTTGTCAGCCCGAACTGCATTGGCGCTTGTTATTACCCACTCCATTCGACCGGCGCAAAACCAATATAAAAACCAGACAGCCAACAGTGAAACGGGGTTATTAATATTCGTTATCTGACGATGCACTCGTTGCCACGTTTGGATTCATATTCAGTTGGGTGGCCGGTTGTCCACGGTAGAACCGGAGTGTCTTGTTCCTTGGTAACTTTCATACCACAAACTCTCAGATGGAACTTACTTTTTGGCGAAATTTGGCTGCTTTGGATTTTTTCAGATGGAAGGTAACGCGGTGTTCTATTTCAGTCTTTTAGCtgtaaaatcatttaaaaaaaaaagtgccgTGTCAGAAAGCAATTGCCGCGTATCGCTCGAACGGTTCAGTCAGTCGGTGGATAGCGTAACCCGCAAAATATCAGTACGacgtttatatttataaagttATAGCTGAAAAACATCAGCGGTATTTCTCTTCGCGTCGTTTAATGCTCGACTTCGTTTTCAACCTGAAGGAAATTATGACTCGCCTAACCggagttaaaaatatttggttaTTTCCTTTTGTTGCAGACATCTCAGAACAGTGGACCGACCGCGGGTGTTGGTGAAAAGCGGGAACACCTGTACAAAATACTCGTGATAGGTGAACTGGGCGCAGGCAAGACCTCAATTATAAAAAGATACGTTCATCAATTCTTTTCTCAGCACTACAGAGCCACCATAGGGGTGGACTTTGCCCTAAAGGTTCTCAACTGGGACCAGCATACAATAATAAGGCTACAGCTCTGGGACATCGCAGGTTAGTCAAGTTCACAACGATCCCGATAAAAGAGGAATAATAGGAtgctattatacatatttttttcatggttgaaataattaattgctgAATCTTTATCGGCCAATCAACGCGTGTTACGCGTGAAGAATTCCATGCGGTTTCACCTAGAGTCAGATGTTGTTGCAATTTGGCCTAGAATTATTCGTAACTCGGAAAATGTACAAGCTTAGGTCGTAAGTACCTAATTCATGACTTCCGAgtcaatgaaaatatgattttctGCAAAGTTTTAAAAGTTGCCTCAAACTTAAAAGTTTTCTGGCATTTAACTTTGAAACGGTAAGTGATATcaagaaacgagaaaaaaggGTGGTTTTATTTGAGAGTATAACCATATAACGAAGTTACAACAAAGTTTGGAACGATCTCCGGCACTAGGTGAAACAGCACGGAATTTCCCGTATAAGTATATAcgttgagagaaatttttagttccggttaccgctcagtccttaactattttcattttttaccaaaatcgaaaaatgtagttctaggtagaaaatgaaaattagttttctagctgttaccagaaagtctagtatccgttgctattctttctcattacgatcactgttactatattttctcgtaactgttgcgaaaatttaatgcttgtgcaagaataaattgacgttaaagccttgtttaactaagaaagtagagtaaaccgaacaaactgattttgcgttgcaattaccaaaacatgatcgacaatagcgcaaaatggttcggtgtacctcgtttttcgttattccaacaacattcaaacaggttttttaacgataccggTTTTACTGAATTCTTCTAATTACTATAaccaatgaaatttttctcagcgtgtATTGTTTATGCACACGTAATGCCTATACGAAGAATCTCACCGTCCGCACTTATCGGATTGTCCAGTCTCGCTATATATTTATGAGTAGTTCTCTGTTTGTGAGATTCACATATCGTTATCGGACACACATGCATCGACGTTTGAAATCCTCTTTAGAATTTGCATTGCAGTGTAGCAGACCGACGCATAATTTACTCTGGCCTAAAATTTTATACCGGGACATTCCAACACCTCGTCATCGCAACTGTTGGATAAGTCGTTAACGATCTTCTTACACTTTTCAAGTACTATCCTTCTTTCTTTACTACACAAATAATCCGCGAGAAAATTCACATCACCTATTAGAGATCATTGAAGGTAACACactgacgaaaaaaaaagtgtcaaGATCATGCCCACTTCGGCCCACTTCTGGTAACAGAAACACCGACTGGGTGTTCTACTGTATATTCATTGCATAAATAGCCTTATGTCTATTGATAGCTCCAGTCAATCAGTCTGCAAATATGAGCACGTGTCGTTTTCACGTCTGCCTAGGTGAGCAAGAATCAGACATTTCCAGTGTTGTTGCATCACGTGGATATGTTTCTCTGTACAGAAGTTATTTCACGCTCTATATTTCATCTCGATAACATCGTGAGCGAATAAATGTGGtctaaccctttcagtcacagaaGCTAATGTAGTGAGCaccgtttatttattttattttttttttcgtcatttcttttatatttcatgtaaaatattgattttttttatattttcaggtaaaaaATACTTAAACTTTGTAATAATTAGGATTTTTGTGAATCCATAATTGTTCGTAAATAttatgaataaacaaattcaaataaaaacgtATTTTAATTAGATGGCCATTAGATTTCCACAATTCAATGCATAGGGGTAGTTTTCACCCTTCTTATGGGTGCATATAGATAGTCTTGGGGCTTGCACCAATTCATGGTTTAAAATCGTACTGTGTCAagataaatattcatataaatcTCATTCAAGATCACTGTCTAAAGCAATGCTGTTAATTCACCCCGTTTTCACCCCATTttaagggttttttttttcaataaattcttacataatattattattcagcgTCGTAAATACTGCGGTTGAAAATCTTTtacaaatttgtaaataaaatgagaGGTTGTTTAATTCCAAGTTAAAATGCACAGGAAAGGTAGAATCGCACTTCCATGCCAAAAAAAGGAGAATGGCTCGAGTGAAAGGGTTAAAGTGATGTACGTTATAATTTGAGGAATCAGGAAAGATTGATAGTCGCGTATACCCTGACCACCGCAACCTAATCGCCTCGGTAGAATGACGTTCTCATATTTTACTGGGATCAAAATGAATTCGAATTTTCCAGGTCAGGAGAGATTTGGAAATATGACGAGGGTCTACTACAAAGAGGCGGTAGGTGCTTTCATAGTTTTCGACGTAACGAGAAGCGCCACCCTCGACGCGGTAGTCAAGTGGAAACAGGACCTGGATTCAAAGGTCCAGCTCCCCGATGGGTCAGCCATTCCATGTGTTCTTTTGGCCAATAAATGTGACCAGCAAAAGGAAGGCCTCGTCAATTCTCCGAATAAAATGGACGAGTATTGTAAAGATAAAAACTTTTCTGGCTGGTTTGAGACCTCGGCGAAGGAAAACATTAACATTGAGGAGGCGGCGAGGTTTCTCGTCAACAAGGTAGTGCATACAGTCTTTGCAAGCTTCTTCAAAATGAACAGTTCGATTAGTTAGGTTCCCAACAGTTGGAGTGCTTCGGGGGCAATTTTACAAAACGCGGTTCTCTTACAGAAATTTACAGTTGCGTAAAGTCTTCTGAAATTGAACCATGGTAAGAATTACAAATCGGAGAGCGTGCCTAACTGCTACTTGAACTTTCGATCTGAAAGTCTCTTTTCATTTGTGAACTGTTATTATATTGGATGAAATAATTCTAGCATAGACGATAACTTGTAGCATCAGCTGGATGCTCTTTTGGAATTTGTCGAATTTCAATTGATCGTACTTCTCGACATTGCCCTCAAAACACTTGACGCAATCAAGTGTAGACTTCCTTTTTGAAATATCAGAGACTGGAATTTCTTTGATTTCTCTCAGCAAGTGATGAACGCATAAAATAGATATTGCATTTGATCCTGCTGCTGAAAAATACTGCTGAACTATCGTTCGACGGAAGTACGTCGTTACGAAATTTATGGGCGATGACCCAATTCTGTAAAATATATCCACTACCAAGTTtaatatttcttcaaaaacAGTACAATCAACTCGGTACTAAAGATgcaaataacaattaaaaattattcatagaCAGTCTATAAGAACTTTGGATCTTAAACTTTCTTTTAAGGGACCTTGAGTaggaatgattaaaaaaatttaagtcgCTCACTTGTACCGACGAATAGTTACAACACTGACTATTTACTGCGATTATATTCCCAAGCAGAAATtacttttttgtgttttcaaaTCTTCAGCTGTGGAAATGCAGCTCGTTTTATCTTTAACTCGTCGAAAGCTAATCCGTTTGCAAGAATTaacgaaatataaataaatttgaatgatAGACTTCTGCACTTCTACCGGATATCGAGTATTATACAAAAACTTGTCGTTGCCGCGTAATTCACCAGCTATTGAATATTgtgattgaatttcatttgttgttGACAGATTCTTCAGAACGATCAAATCATAAAGGGAAACGGTGCGCAAGAGCAATCAGACGGCGAAAGATTCGCTCTGAATCAGTCACCGACCAACACAAAGAAGTCCTGCTCCTGCTGACATCATTTTTCACGTCTAAGGCACTACGCCGCCAGGACAGTCCTGCACTTACTTTGAccaattgaaagaaattaagcACGCCCGCTGTTTTTACGACAAGGTTCACCCTGCGGACTTCAAGCCACTCGAAGACTTAGGTTTCAGGGCTACGCGAACCAAAACTCTACCGCAAAGTCGCCCATTCATTCATTAATCCATCCAGTCGCAGACCGTCTCACGAAGTGTCGTGACGCATTTATTCCTCCCACATCTGCACACCTCCTAATACACGGACTCGCAATATAGTGATAACTTGGCGTAAACATTCCTCTCAGTGTGTAAATTTGTTACTTTCCCGCACGTGAGTATCGTTTTTATTGCACGCATATTTACATCACGATCATCCGagtaatttattaaattacttAATTACTATTGAATA
Proteins encoded in this region:
- the LOC107220889 gene encoding ras-related protein Rab-32 isoform X7; translated protein: MELTFWRNLAALDFFRWKTSQNSGPTAGVGEKREHLYKILVIGELGAGKTSIIKRYVHQFFSQHYRATIGVDFALKVLNWDQHTIIRLQLWDIAGQERFGNMTRVYYKEAVGAFIVFDVTRSATLDAVVKWKQDLDSKVQLPDGSAIPCVLLANKCDQQKEGLVNSPNKMDEYCKDKNFSGWFETSAKENINIEEAARFLVNKILQNDQIIKGNGAQEQSDGERFALNQSPTNTKKSCSC
- the LOC107220889 gene encoding ras-related protein Rab-32 isoform X5, which codes for MRHKKEANPPPMEPPPQLVNNNHLYLDLNMNFSENSKQEDARRQRKTSQNSGPTAGVGEKREHLYKILVIGELGAGKTSIIKRYVHQFFSQHYRATIGVDFALKVLNWDQHTIIRLQLWDIAGQERFGNMTRVYYKEAVGAFIVFDVTRSATLDAVVKWKQDLDSKVQLPDGSAIPCVLLANKCDQQKEGLVNSPNKMDEYCKDKNFSGWFETSAKENINIEEAARFLVNKILQNDQIIKGNGAQEQSDGERFALNQSPTNTKKSCSC
- the LOC107220889 gene encoding ras-related protein Rab-32 isoform X6, encoding MGSAVVRSTVRRSRFSVTKKQRYEADFVRGTEETRSDSSGQQMTSQNSGPTAGVGEKREHLYKILVIGELGAGKTSIIKRYVHQFFSQHYRATIGVDFALKVLNWDQHTIIRLQLWDIAGQERFGNMTRVYYKEAVGAFIVFDVTRSATLDAVVKWKQDLDSKVQLPDGSAIPCVLLANKCDQQKEGLVNSPNKMDEYCKDKNFSGWFETSAKENINIEEAARFLVNKILQNDQIIKGNGAQEQSDGERFALNQSPTNTKKSCSC